A stretch of Brassica napus cultivar Da-Ae chromosome C6, Da-Ae, whole genome shotgun sequence DNA encodes these proteins:
- the LOC106353899 gene encoding protein DETOXIFICATION 8-like has protein sequence MESGFSLAEREEEDNKNEKSAGMMMKKVSYMAAPMVAVYLSQYLLQVISMIMAGHLDELSLSSVAIATSLTNVTGFSLLVGFSGALETLCGQAFGAEQFRKIGSYTYSSMTCLVLICFPISLLWVYMDKLLELFHQDPLISELACRYSIWLIPALFGCALLQPMTRYFQSQGLVLPLFLSSFGTLCFHIPLCWLLVYKLRFGIVGAALSIGFSLWLNVALLWAFMRDSSLYCETRNLQAQEIFSSMKQFIYLAIPTAMMTCLEWWSFELLLLLSGLLPNSKLETSVMSICLTTSLLHYVFVDAIGAAASTHVSNELGAGNPKAARAAANAALYLGAFDASFVSITLYNYRKTWAYIFSNEIEVAQYATKITPILCLSIFVCSFTSVLSGIARGVGWQSIAGYASIGSYYLVGIPVGSILCFVAKLRGRGLWIGILIGCFVQTMVLAHVTFFTNWEQEATKVRDRVLEMTPKGNEETEVIKEDAQVLLSDISENV, from the exons ATGGAAAGCGGTTTCTCCTTGgcggagagagaagaagaagataacaaaaatgagaaatctgcagggatgatgatgaagaaagtGAGCTACATGGCTGCTCCAATGGTGGCAGTTTATCTTTCTCAGTATCTCCTTCAAGTTATCTCCATGATTATGGCCGGTCACTTGGacgagctctctctctccagcgTCGCTATTGCCACTTCTCTTACCAACGTCACTGGCTTCAGCCTCCTC GTAGGATTTTCAGGTGCTTTAGAGACATTGTGTGGTCAAGCTTTTGGAGCAGAGCAATTTAGAAAGATTGGTTCATACACTTACAGCTCAATGACATGTCTTGTCTTGATTTGTTTCCCAATCTCTCTTCTTTGGGTCTACATGGACAAACTCTTGGAGCTTTTCCACCAAGATCCTCTCATCTCTGAGTTAGCTTGTAGATACTCCATCTGGCTCATACCGGCTTTATTCGGATGCGCTCTTCTTCAGCCTATGACTCGCTATTTCCAGTCACAAGGATTGGTTCTTCCTCTCTTCTTGAGCTCTTTTGGAACTCTCTGTTTTCACATTCCCCTTTGTTGGCTTCTTGTCTATAAACTGAGGTTTGGAATAGTCGGCGCTGCTTTGTCCATCGGTTTTTCGCTTTGGTTAAACGTAGCTTTGCTCTGGGCTTTTATGAGAGACTCTTCTCTGTATTGCGAAACGAGGAATCTTCAGGCGCAAGAAATCTTCTCGAGCATGAAGCAGTTCATCTATCTTGCGATTCCCACTGCAATGATGACTTG CTTGGAGTGGTGGTCATTTGAGCTTCTGTTACTATTGTCTGGACTCTTACCTAACTCAAAACTGGAAACATCGGTGATGTCCATATG CCTCACAACTTCACTTCTGCATTATGTTTTCGTGGATGCAATAGGTGCAGCCGCAAG CACACATGTCTCAAACGAGCTAGGAGCTGGAAACCCAAAGGCAGCTCGAGCAGCGGCTAATGCTGCACTTTACCTTGGCGCTTTTGATGCTTCCTTTGTAAGCATCACTCTTTACAACTATCGAAAAACTTGGGCGTATATCTTTAGCAATGAGATAGAAGTCGCTCAATATGCAACAAAAATCACACCGATTCTCTGCCTATCAATTTTTGTCTGCAGCTTTACCTCCGTGCTCTCAG GGATTGCTAGAGGAGTAGGGTGGCAAAGTATAGCAGGATATGCAAGCATAGGATCATATTATCTAGTTGGTATACCGGTTGGTTCAATCTTATGTTTTGTTGCGAAATTGAGAGGGAGAGGACTTTGGATTGGTATTTTGATAGGCTGCTTTGTCCAAACGATGGTTCTTGCTCATGTCACTTTTTTCACCAATTGGGAGCAAGAG GCAACAAAGGTGAGAGACAGGGTACTGGAGATGACACCAAAAGGAAATGAAGAAACAGAAGTTATAAAAGAGGATGCGCAAGTTTTACTAAGTGACATTTCAGAAAATGTGTAA